Below is a window of Wenzhouxiangella sp. XN201 DNA.
GCAACCCCGCCGCCGGCGATGACGATGTCGTGGTCGATTCTCATCGAACGCGCTCCACCGCCAGCGAACTGACCGGCTCGCGAAAGCCCATGGCCGCACGAACCAGGCGTCGCGACAGCGCGGGTATAGCGGCGTGGGCGAACAGGCCCAGACCGGTGCCCAGGCGGATGATCGAGGCGGGGTTGGAAAAAGCCCGCGCCAGGGTGTCGGTGTAACGCACGGTTGCCGCTTGATCGGATTGACGGTCGGCGTACCAGGCCGACAGCACGTTGTGGTGACCGGGGTCGTCGGCCTGCCCGGCATGATCGATCAGGGCGGCGACATCGCGCAGGCCCAGGTTGAAGCCCTGGGCCGAGACCGGGTGAATCGTATTGGCGGCATTGCCGACCAGGGCCACGCGCCGGCCCAGCGGACGGGGCGTGCGGGTGAGCGCCAGCGGGTAACTCACGCGCTTGCCGGGCGAAGCGAAACCGCCGGGTGTGTGGCCGCTACGCAACTCGAGCTTCTCGAGCAGTGCCCCGTTGTCCAGCGCCAGTGCGGAATCAATCTGCTCGCTGGTATCGATCCAGACCACGCCCAGACGGTCCTGTGGCTGGGGCAGTAAGGCTAGCGGGCCGGTCGTCGTGAAACGCTCCCAGGCGGTATCGGCCGCCCGGTCGGGGCAGCTGACGTTGAAAATCATGGCCGACTGGCCGTAGTCGTGGTGTTGACTCTCGATGCCGGCCAGGCGGCGGACCGTGGAGTTGGTGCCGTCCGAGCCGACCAGCAACCGCCCCCGGAGCCGTTTGCCGCTGTCGAGTTGGATATCGATCTGTTCGTCACCGGCGGTAATGCGCGCCAATCGCTCGGGGCAGAACGACTCGATGCCGTCGAGGGTCTCGAGCCGTCGTAGCATGGCGGCGCCCAGCTCGCGCGCGACCACCACGGCGCCGAAGCGGTCGCAGCCGTGCTCCTCGGCCCTGAGCGACAGGTGCCCGGGCGCGCCGGCGCGGCTGATTTCGATGCGCTTGAGCGGGCAGGCCGTGAGGCTTTCGTCGAGGATGCCGAGGTTGGACAGAATATTGAGTGAGGCGGCGTTGATCACCAGGGTGCGGTCGTCAAAGCTCGGTCGTGCGTCGGTTTTCGGCGCGAAAGCCTCGATCAGTGCGATGCGCCGGCCGGCCTGGGCCAGCCCGATCGCCAGGGCCGATCCGGCCAGCCCCCCGCCAACGATAACGACGTCGAAGTCGGTCATGACCGCATGAGCGCCTCGATTTCGTCCGGGTCGGTGGGCACGCCCGAGGTCAGGTTTTCCGGCTCGTCGTCGGTCACTCGAATATCGTCTTCGATGCGGATGCCGATATTGCGGAAATACTCGGGAATGTCTTCGCCGGCGTCGACATAGAGCCCCGGCTCGACGGTCGTGACCATGTTCTTCTCGAGCACACGCGACTGCTCGTCGATGCGGTAGTCGCCCACATCGTGCACGTCCAGGCCCAGCCAGTGGCCGGTCTTGTGCATGTAGAAGCGGCGAAAGTGTTCCTGTGACAGGTTTTCGTCCAGGCTTCCCTGAAGCAATCCCAGGTCGATCAGGCCTTGGGTCAATGCCTCCACGGCAGCCTCGTGAAAGGCCTCGAAGGGCTTGCCCGGTCGGACCTGGTCGATGGCTGCGTGCTGGGCGGCGAGTACGACCTCGTAGAGATCACGCTGTGGGCCCGAAAATCGTCCGTTAACGGGGAAAGTGCGCGAAATATCGGCGGCGTAGCCCTGGAATTCGCAGCCGGCGTCGATCAAAAGCAGGCCGTCGTCGGGCAGCGGCTGGTCGTTGGCGATGTAGTGCAGTACGCAGGCGTTCGCACCGCCGGCGACGATCGGCAGGTAGGCAGGCGGGCAGCCATTGCGAGTGTATTCATGGAAAAGCTCGGCCGTGATCACGGCCTCGTTGGTACCGGGTCCGGCGGCCTGCATGGCCCGCCTCATGGCTGCGGCCGAGACTTTCGCGGCCCGGCGCATGGCGCGAATCTCGTCGCGCGACTTGACCAGGCGCTGCTCGTGCAACAGCGGTTCGAGCGAGACGATTTCGCCCGGACCGTGGCTGTCGCGGCTTTCAGCGCGCAGGCGATTGCGCCAGTCGATGATGCGCCGATCGAGTTGCGCGTCCTTGCCCACCAGATGGTAAATGTGCCGGCAGCGCTCCATCAGGCCTGGCAGGATCTCGTCGAGATCGCCGATCGGGAACGCATCGTCCATGCCGAGCTGGTTGATCGCGCCTTCCAGACCCAGGCGCGGACCATCCCAGCGCTCGCGATCGGGGTCGCGTTCGCGCAGGAACAGGATCTGCTCGCCACTATCTCGGCCACGCCGCAGCGCCAGCACGGCCTCGGGCTCGGACAAGCCGGTCAGATAGAGGAAGTCGCTGTCCTGGCGGTAGGGATAGTGGCTGTCGCCGTTGCGCAGTTTCTCCGGCGCGGCGGCCAGAACGATCAGGCTTTCATCGCCGGCTTCGGTCATCAGGCGCTGCCGTCGCCGGGCGAATTCATCCGGGCTGATCATCGGCGCTGTCGTGCTCAGGGTCGGGTGGTGCCGGCCAGGGATTCCTCGCGCAGCATCAGGACGGCCACGCGCACGAATTCGACCAGTTCGATGTAGGCCCCTTCCTCGGCCTCCTGGTCCGATTCAGAATCGGTGGCAGCCCGGGCGATTTGTTCGAGCATGCGCAGGGCATCAGAGGCCTCCTCGGAGCGGATGGTCGGCGAAGCGGCACCGAATCCGGTCAGAAATCCCGAGCACCAGTGGGCCAGGCAGCGTGTGCGCTCTTCCAGTGGCCGGTCCTCGGTCGGCAGCAGCAGGCGGAAATCCATGTCGGCCGAGGACAGTTCGTTGCGCAACACGCCCAGGGCCGGACCGAGCTGATCCAGAATCCGTTCAGACGTCCAGTCACCGACCTGCAGGGCGGCGAGGTGGGTCGCCAGTTCCCGGTCCTCCTGTCCGGG
It encodes the following:
- a CDS encoding FAD-dependent monooxygenase, with the protein product MTDFDVVIVGGGLAGSALAIGLAQAGRRIALIEAFAPKTDARPSFDDRTLVINAASLNILSNLGILDESLTACPLKRIEISRAGAPGHLSLRAEEHGCDRFGAVVVARELGAAMLRRLETLDGIESFCPERLARITAGDEQIDIQLDSGKRLRGRLLVGSDGTNSTVRRLAGIESQHHDYGQSAMIFNVSCPDRAADTAWERFTTTGPLALLPQPQDRLGVVWIDTSEQIDSALALDNGALLEKLELRSGHTPGGFASPGKRVSYPLALTRTPRPLGRRVALVGNAANTIHPVSAQGFNLGLRDVAALIDHAGQADDPGHHNVLSAWYADRQSDQAATVRYTDTLARAFSNPASIIRLGTGLGLFAHAAIPALSRRLVRAAMGFREPVSSLAVERVR
- a CDS encoding aminopeptidase P N-terminal domain-containing protein, encoding MISPDEFARRRQRLMTEAGDESLIVLAAAPEKLRNGDSHYPYRQDSDFLYLTGLSEPEAVLALRRGRDSGEQILFLRERDPDRERWDGPRLGLEGAINQLGMDDAFPIGDLDEILPGLMERCRHIYHLVGKDAQLDRRIIDWRNRLRAESRDSHGPGEIVSLEPLLHEQRLVKSRDEIRAMRRAAKVSAAAMRRAMQAAGPGTNEAVITAELFHEYTRNGCPPAYLPIVAGGANACVLHYIANDQPLPDDGLLLIDAGCEFQGYAADISRTFPVNGRFSGPQRDLYEVVLAAQHAAIDQVRPGKPFEAFHEAAVEALTQGLIDLGLLQGSLDENLSQEHFRRFYMHKTGHWLGLDVHDVGDYRIDEQSRVLEKNMVTTVEPGLYVDAGEDIPEYFRNIGIRIEDDIRVTDDEPENLTSGVPTDPDEIEALMRS
- a CDS encoding UPF0149 family protein; protein product: MTTEQESKLAWLLALAADNTPETVAETHAVVTGLLCARPGQEDRELATHLAALQVGDWTSERILDQLGPALGVLRNELSSADMDFRLLLPTEDRPLEERTRCLAHWCSGFLTGFGAASPTIRSEEASDALRMLEQIARAATDSESDQEAEEGAYIELVEFVRVAVLMLREESLAGTTRP